The following coding sequences are from one Bufo bufo chromosome 2, aBufBuf1.1, whole genome shotgun sequence window:
- the ADRA2C gene encoding alpha-2C adrenergic receptor, with translation MRVKEILTWQGANNGEEICECHLNTSMDTTDNTTEGINSTFMPSTGPHNEGQYSMTAIWSLVGIVGFLIIFTIVGNVFVVIAVLTSRALKAPQNLFLVSLAVADILVAALVMPFSLANELMGYWYFGNVWCDIYLALDVLFCTSSIVHLCAISLDRYWSVTQAVEYNLKRTPRRIKGIIVTVWLISAVISFPPLISMDRVGGEAMRNLNSTDKAVKCELNDETWYILSSSIGSFFAPCVIMILVYIRIYQVAKLRTRTLSEKKPNTDCSSHTENGFSKGTSVKFPIEKENGHYPSRPMPPRPTDIDELDVEESSLSESKRRKSSSKEDNTDSGKEKRSFSKQSSHLSRSSNKSMDMFSSRKKKRSSISRRKLTQAREKRFTFVLAVVMGVFVVCWFPFFFSYSLYGICREACAIPETLFKFFFWIGYCNSSLNPVIYTIFNQDFRRSFKKIICLSRRKKFNH, from the coding sequence ATGAGGGTTAAGGAGATATTAACTTGGCAAGGGGCCAACAACGGTGAGGAGATATGTGAATGCCATCTGAACACCAGTATGGATACTACTGACAACACCACTGAGGGCATTAACAGTACTTTCATGCCATCCACTGGACCTCACAATGAGGGGCAGTATTCTATGACTGCTATCTGGAGCTTGGTAGGAATTGTCGGGTTCCTCATTATCTTTACCATTGTTGGGAATGTCTTTGTGGTCATTGCTGTGTTGACTAGCAGGGCTCTTAAAGCTCCCCAAAATCTCTTCTTGGTGTCCTTAGCTGTGGCTGACATCCTGGTGGCTGCCCTGGTAATGCCATTCTCTTTGGCTAATGAACTGATGGGATACTGGTACTTTGGAAATGTATGGTGTGATATCTACCTAGCTTTAGATGTGCTCTTCTGTACCTCCTCTATAGTTCACCTATGTGCTATAAGCCTGGACAGGTACTGGTCTGTCACCCAGGCTGTTGAATACAACCTAAAAAGAACCCCCAGGAGGATTAAAGGTATCATCGTCACTGTGTGGTTGATATCTGCTGTCATCTCATTTCCACCTTTGATTTCAATGGATAGAGTTGGAGGGGAAGCTATGAGAAATTTAAATTCAACAGATAAGGCTGTGAAGTGTGAACTGAATGATGAGACTTGGTACATTCTCTCTTCGTCTATAGGATCTTTCTTTGCCCCCTGTGTGATAATGATCTTAGTTTACATTCGCATCTATCAGGTGGccaagctgaggaccaggactttGTCAGAAAAGAAGCCAAACACCGACTGCTCCTCTCACACAGAGAATGGCTTTAGCAAGGGAACATCTGTGAAATTTCCTATAGAAAAGGAAAATGGACATTACCCTTCTAGACCCATGCCACCAAGACCTACAGATATAGATGAGCTGGATGTTGAGGAGAGCAGCCTGTCTGAGAGCAAGAGGAGAAAGAGCAGCAGTAAAGAGGACAACACTGACTCTGGTAAGGAGAAGAGAAGCTTCTCCAAGCAGTCCAGCCACCTGTCCAGGTCCAGCAACAAATCTATGGACATGTTCTCCTCAAGGAAAAAAAAGAGAAGCAGCATCTCCAGGAGAAAACTCACCCAAGCCAGAGAGAAAAGGTTCACCTTTGTCTTAGCTGTGGTCATGGGGGTCTTTGTTGTATGCTGGTTCCCTTTCTTCTTCAGCTATAGCCTCTATGGCATCTGCAGGGAAGCCTGTGCCATTCCAGAAACTTTATTTAAGTTTTTCTTTTGGATAGGTTACTGTAACAGTTCACTGAATCCTGTCATCTACACCATATTCAACCAGGATTTCAGACGTTCCTTTAAGAAAATTATCTGTCTGAGCAGGAGGAAGAAATTCAATCACTGA